Genomic window (Dictyoglomus sp. NZ13-RE01):
TTTTGCAGAATCAATAGTTTATGGTTGTTGGTGTTTGTAGAATAATATTGTCAATTCCAGAAAGTTTTTCTCTAAAAGAGAAAAGAAGAGTAAAACAGAGCATAACTGAAAAAGTTAGAAGTAGGTTTAATGTTTCTATTGCTGAAATAGAGTCACAGGATATTTTGAATCAATTAGTCTTGGGAATAAGTTGTGTGTCTACAGATTCTAACCATATATATAAAGTATTTTCAGAAGTTATAAGCTTAGTGGAAAAAGAAAAAGACAGCTACATAGTAGACTATGAAATAGATATATTTTGATTAAGAAGGAGATGATTACATTGAAACAGAGACAAGAAAGGCTAAGTGAACTACTTAGGATTGAAATTAGCGAGATACTTTTGAAAAGAGTAAAAGACCCAAGGATATCTTCCTTTTTGTCTATTACAGAGATCAAATTAAGTAAGGATTTGAGGTATGCTCATGTTTTTGTTAGTGTATTTGGCAATGAGGATGTAAAGAAGAATACTCTTAAAGGTTTGGAGAGTGCAAAGGGGTTTATTAAGAGCGAAATTGGAAAAGACCTTAGGTTGAGATTTATACCAGAAATAATATTTGAATTAGATGACTCCTTAGAAAGAGGAGATAGAGTACTTAGAATAATGAAGGAATTAGGACTGGATGAGGAAGAATAAAACTGTTAAGAGAATTTGGGAAGTTTTGAATAGTGAAGACAATTTTTTGTTAGTTACTCATAAAAATCCTGATGGAGATGCTGTTGGCTCCATCTTAGGATTATATTATTTTTTACTGGAAAGGAATAAAAAGGTCGATCTTTATATTCCAGGGGGCATTCCTTACTTTTATCAATTTTTGGCTGTTGAGAATTTAAGCACCTTTGATTGCAATAAAAGTTATAATGTTGCAGTTTTTTTGGATTGTGGTGATGTGGAAAGAATTGGTGAGAATAATGGCTTTATAGAAAAAATTCCTTTAATAATTAATATTGATCATCATCCAACCAATACTTATTTTGGAAATATTAACTTAGTTGACCCTTCCGCCTCTTCTGTAACTGAAATATTAACAAATTTAATTTTAAAGTTTGACAAGAATATATCAGAAAAGACCGCTGAATGTTTTTTAACAGGTCTTATTACAGATACAGGAAGTTTTAGATTTAGCAATACAACTATAAATTCTTTAAAAACAGCTATAAAGTTAATGGAAAAGGGTGCAAACATCTCCTATATTTCTAAAGAAGTCTATGAAAAGAAAAGTTTATCCTCTCTTAAACTTCTTGGCACAGCATTAGTCAGGTTAAGAAGCGAGGACGGAATAGCTTATAGTTTTATTTCCCAGGAAGATATGATTGAGAATAATGCAAAAATTGAAGATATTGAGGGTATTATTGATGTTATAAGAACATTGAGAGAAAGTAAAATAGCAGTTTTATTTTATCCTATTTCATCTCAAACTACAAAAGTTAGTCTTAGGTCAAAATCGCAGAGTATAGATGTAGGTTCTATTGCTAAAAGTCATGGTGGGGGAGGGCATAAAGAGGCTGCAGGATTTGAAAAATTAGGAAAACCAGAAGATGTTTCTAAAGAGATTATACAAGAGTTAAAAGAATATATTAAGAGAAATGAATCATTTCTTATTAGTAAATAAACCACCTGGAATATCTACTTACTATATTGTTGAAAGAGTTAAAGAAATTACAGGAATCAATAAAGTTGGGCATATGGGGACTTTAGATCCAAGAGCTTGTGGTCTTGTAATCATTGGTTTGGATAAGGCAGTTAGGTTAGAAGAATTTATAATTAGATTAGATAAAACTTATATTACAGAGATAATTTTTGGAATAAAAAGTGATAGTTTTGATAGAGATTCAAAAAGTTTTTATTATCAACCTGTAGATATAAATGTAAATGATGTAGAAAGAGAGTTAGAATATTTAAAAGGAGAAATGGAGCAAGTTCCACCAGAATTCTCAGCTGTTAAAGTAAAAGGGAAAAGGGCATATGAATTGGCAAGAAAAGGAGAAAAATTTGAATTATCTCCTAAAAAGATTACTGTTTATTCAAGTAAGTTATTATATTTCACAAAGGAAAAATTTCCAAAGGCTTTAGTTGAATTTACTGTTTCTTCTGGAACTTATATAAGAAGTTTAGTTGGGGAGTTAGGAAGTAGACTAAATGTCTTTGCCATGACATCTTTTCTTTTAAGAACTAAAATAGGTAATTTTTCTATAAATGATGCTATTCTTTTTAAAAATCTGAGAAAAGAATGGAAAGATAGGCTAATACCAGCAATAAAATTATTAAATTTGCCAACCTTTGTTATTCCTTATGAATTGGAGCCAAGAATAAAAAATGGAAATCCCATTAAAACATTTGATAATTCTATTGTTGAGGGAACAATTGCTTTAGTTAATCAAAAAGATGAATTAATAGCTATTGCCCAATATGATGGGAAATTGATAAAACCTAAAAAGGTGTTCTTATGATTGAGAAATATTTAGAAAAGGTAAAACTCAACAGTTTAGATGATAGAAATGGCTTTACAATTACTATCGGATTTTTTGATGGAATTCATAAAGGACATCAGTATATCTTAAGAGAGCTAAGGAAACACTCTTTTGAAAATAATTTGTATAGTGCAGTTATAAGTTTTGATAACGAATTTCTTAGACTTCTTAAAAAGACCCAAAGTACACTGCTTACTCTTGAGGAAAAAAAGAAATTTCTGTCCTTTTTAGGAATTGATTATTTAATGATATTAAAGTTTTCTCAGGATATTATAAAGCTAAAGCCCAAGGAGTTTATCAGAGAATTATTGGATAATATTGATATAAAGTGTATTTGTGTTGGGGAGAATTTTAGATTTGGAAAAGATAAACAAGGAGATGTTAATACTCTTAAAGAATTAGGAGACCTTTTTGGGTTTAAAGTCAGGATATTTCCTCTTCTAAAGAATAATGATACTTTATCAAGCAGTAGTATTAGAGGTTTATTAGAAAAGGGTAAAGTTGATGAGGCAAAAGAGAAGCTTGGCTATTATTATTTTATAAGAAGCAAGGTTATTGAAGGGGACAAGATAGGAAGAAGTATTGGCTTTCCTACTGCAAACATAGAGGTTCCAAATAAGATTATCCCCTCTAATGGCATATATAGAGGAAAAGTAATGGTAAATGAAAAATTCTATAAAACTGCCGTATATATAGGGAATAAACCTACTTTCAATAATCCTAAGGGTAGGATTATTGAGGCTCATATTTTAGATTATCAAGGGGATGATTTAGTTGATAAAGAAATTGAGGTTATTTTCCAAGAATTTATAAGAGAGGAGAGAAAGTTTAAAAATTTGGATGAACTTAAGGAGCAAATAGCAAAAGATGTGGACTATGTTAGAA
Coding sequences:
- a CDS encoding ribosome-binding factor A, which translates into the protein MKQRQERLSELLRIEISEILLKRVKDPRISSFLSITEIKLSKDLRYAHVFVSVFGNEDVKKNTLKGLESAKGFIKSEIGKDLRLRFIPEIIFELDDSLERGDRVLRIMKELGLDEEE
- the truB gene encoding tRNA pseudouridine(55) synthase TruB, whose translation is MNHFLLVNKPPGISTYYIVERVKEITGINKVGHMGTLDPRACGLVIIGLDKAVRLEEFIIRLDKTYITEIIFGIKSDSFDRDSKSFYYQPVDINVNDVERELEYLKGEMEQVPPEFSAVKVKGKRAYELARKGEKFELSPKKITVYSSKLLYFTKEKFPKALVEFTVSSGTYIRSLVGELGSRLNVFAMTSFLLRTKIGNFSINDAILFKNLRKEWKDRLIPAIKLLNLPTFVIPYELEPRIKNGNPIKTFDNSIVEGTIALVNQKDELIAIAQYDGKLIKPKKVFL
- a CDS encoding cytidylate kinase; its protein translation is MIEKYLEKVKLNSLDDRNGFTITIGFFDGIHKGHQYILRELRKHSFENNLYSAVISFDNEFLRLLKKTQSTLLTLEEKKKFLSFLGIDYLMILKFSQDIIKLKPKEFIRELLDNIDIKCICVGENFRFGKDKQGDVNTLKELGDLFGFKVRIFPLLKNNDTLSSSSIRGLLEKGKVDEAKEKLGYYYFIRSKVIEGDKIGRSIGFPTANIEVPNKIIPSNGIYRGKVMVNEKFYKTAVYIGNKPTFNNPKGRIIEAHILDYQGDDLVDKEIEVIFQEFIREERKFKNLDELKEQIAKDVDYVRSYSEKVKGIITIDGPAGSGKTTVAKLLAKTLDYDYLDSGALYRAVAYMKIKENLNSNEDLISYLGKSPFKFFWDGEEFKVFYKDKDISKIIRSDEIGRGASIVGTIKDVRDILTNMQREFYKENKGLVIEGRDSGTYVFPNANLKIYLTANLEVRAKRRATELNEDYKKILESIKERDLKDSTRAVAPLKIPDDAFIIDTSYLSPKDVVLEIISLYLKVL